In Macadamia integrifolia cultivar HAES 741 chromosome 1, SCU_Mint_v3, whole genome shotgun sequence, a single window of DNA contains:
- the LOC122080010 gene encoding probable ribose-5-phosphate isomerase 2: MAIAYPRFVCSDNSTIEEAIKPSSSSSSSIPSPPPPPVFLTQDELKQIAAYKAVEFVESGMVLGLGTGSTAKYAVERIGELLHQGKLKNIIGIPTSKMTQEQALSLGIPLSDLNQHPVVDLAIDGADEVDPYLNLVKGRGGSLLREKMIEVACRKFVVIVDESKLVPYLGGSRLAMPVEIIPFCWKFTAERLQRLFEDSGCVAKLRTCKDNDEPFVTDNVNYIVDLYFEKDIGDLNVASDSILRLAGVVEHGMFLNMATTVIVAGELGVTVKNK; this comes from the coding sequence ATGGCGATAGCTTATCCGCGTTTCGTCTGCTCCGATAATTCTACCATTGAAGAAGCTATCAAGCCTTCCTCCTCATCGTCTTCGTCgattccttctcctcctccacctcctgTGTTTTTGACTCAAGACGAGTTGAAACAAATTGCTGCCTATAAAGCCGTTGAGTTTGTCGAGTCAGGGATGGTTTTGGGGCTCGGAACTGGCTCGACGGCAAAGTATGCGGTGGAGAGAATAGGGGAGCTATTGCATCAGGGGAAGCTCAAGAACATTATCGGAATACCCACTTCGAAGATGACTCAGGAACAGGCGTTGTCGTTGGGAATTCCTCTTTCGGATCTTAATCAGCACCCGGTGGTTGATCTTGCGATCGATGGTGCCGATGAGGTTGATCCTTATCTCAATCTCGTTAAGGGTCGAGGTGGGTCTCTTCTCAGGGAGAAAATGATCGAAGTTGCGTGCAGGAAGTTTGTAGTTATTGTCGATGAGTCGAAGCTTGTTCCTTATTTAGGTGGTAGTCGCCTCGCCATGCCGGTGGAGATTATCCCGTTTTGCTGGAAGTTTACGGCCGAGCGGTTGCAGAGGTTGTTTGAAGACTCTGGTTGTGTTGCAAAGCTCAGAACTTGCAAGGATAATGATGAGCCGTTCGTGACGGATAATGTCAATTATATTGTGGACTTGTATTTTGAGAAGGATATTGGGGATCTAAATGTTGCTAGTGATTCTATTTTGCGACTTGCAGGCGTCGTTGAGCATGGGATGTTTCTCAACATGGCCACCACTGTCATTGTTGCTGGTGAGCTTGGAGTCACAGTGAAGAACAAATAG
- the LOC122075174 gene encoding protein PIN-LIKES 2-like, with protein sequence MFELFASSGAKMRTVGEDLLSAFLPLMKLLCLTVIGLILGKTQIVSRETFKLLSKLVFALFLPCLIFTHLGESMTLENFSLWWFIPVNVLVSTVIGCILGIVVAIICRPPPEFFRFTIIMTAFGNTGNLPFAIIGSVCHSSDQPFGPDCHRTGVAYVSFAQWVAVILVYTLVYHMMEPPLEYYEVVEEGTEIEELVPVGDVSRPILVEAEWPGMEDKETEHSKTPFIARVFNSLSGLSQTTFPDLDLTEEGRGGSSSGGGDSSSPKSIRCLAEPRVVRKIRIVAEQTPIQHIMQPPTIASLLAIVIGMVPQIKAFVFGADAPLSFFTDSLDILAGAMVPSVMLILGGMVAEGPHDSKLGIQTTIGIIVARLLVLPLLGIGVVALADKLHLLVQGDQMYRFVLLLQYTTPSAILLAAIARLRGYAVSEASALLFWQHVFAVFSLSLYVFIYFKLLSYV encoded by the coding sequence ATGTTTGAGCTTTTCGCATCTTCCGGGGCCAAGATGAGGACTGTTGGAGAAGATCTGTTAAGTGCTTTTTTACCTTTGATGAAACTCCTCTGCCTTACTGTCATAGGCTTAATTCTTGGAAAAACCCAAATTGTATCGAGAGAAACTTTCAAGCTCCTTAGCAAACTTGTGTTTGCTTTGTTCTTACCTTGTCTCATCTTCACTCATCTTGGTGAATCCATGACCCTGGAAAATTTTTCCCTATGGTGGTTCATCCCCGTTAATGTATTGGTTAGCACAGTCATTGGTTGTATATTGGGGATTGTGGTGGCAATCATATGTCGCCCACCTCCTGAATTCTTTCGTTTCACCATTATAATGACAGCTTTTGGGAATACTGGGAATCTCCCTTTTGCTATAATAGGCTCTGTCTGCCATAGCTCAGATCAGCCTTTTGGACCTGATTGTCATAGAACTGGTGTTGCTTATGTCTCTTTTGCACAATGGGTTGCTGttattcttgtatatactttaGTTTACCATATGATGGAGCCCCCATTGGAGTATTATGAGGTTGTTGAAGAGGGTACTGAAATTGAGGAACTGGTTCCAGTTGGAGATGTGAGTCGGCCTATCCTTGTTGAAGCTGAATGGCCAGGTATGGAGGATAAAGAGACTGAACATTCCAAGACACCCTTCATTGCCAGGGTCTTCAATAGTCTCTCAGGTTTGTCGCAGACTACATTTCCTGATCTTGATCTCACAGAAGAGGGACGTGGTGGTAGCAGCAGTGGAGGTGGTGATAGCAGCAGTCCCAAGTCCATTAGGTGTTTGGCAGAGCCCAGGGTTGTCCGAAAGATTAGAATTGTTGCTGAACAAACTCCAATACAGCACATAATGCAACCCCCAACAATTGCTTCTCTATTAGCAATTGTTATTGGGATGGTACCCCAAATCAAGGCCTTTGTCTTTGGAGCTGATGCTCCACTTTCTTTTTTCACAGACAGCTTGGATATCTTGGCAGGTGCAATGGTGCCTTCTGTGATGCTTATTCTTGGGGGAATGGTCGCAGAAGGGCCACATGACTCTAAACTTGGGATTCAAACTACAATTGGTATCATTGTGGCAAGGCTGTTGGTCCTTCCTTTGCTGGGAATCGGGGTTGTTGCTTTGGCAGATAAACTGCATCTTCTAGTCCAAGGTGATCAAATGTACAGGTTTGTGCTTTTATTGCAATATACAACGCCGAGCGCCATCTTGTTGGCAGCAATTGCCCGTTTGAGGGGTTATGCAGTCAGTGAGGCTTCGGCACTCCTCTTCTGGCAGCATGTGTTTGCTGTGTTCTCTCTTTCGCTTTATGTTTTCATATACTTTAAATTGCTTTCATATGTATGA
- the LOC122079571 gene encoding 60S ribosomal protein L32-2-like, whose protein sequence is MDVPLLTKKIVKKRVKQFKRPQSDRKVSVKPSWRRPKGIDSRVTRKFKGCTLMPNIGYGSDKKTRPYLPNGFKKFLVHNVKELEVLMMQNRTYCAEIIRWEHEIKYRHRIGWIGHIESLSADTIPDT, encoded by the coding sequence ATGGATGTTCCTCTGCTCACCAAGAAGATTGTAAAGAAGCGTGTTAAGCAATTCAAGAGGCCCCAGAGTGACCGGAAGGTCTCTGTGAAGCCAAGCTGGCGTAGACCCAAAGGTATTGATTCTCGGGTGACGAGGAAGTTTAAGGGCTGCACTTTGATGCCCAACATAGGGTATGGCTCAGACAAGAAGACCCGCCCTTACCTTCCCAATGGCTTCAAGAAATTTCTGGTGCACAACGTCAAGGAATTGGAAGTGTTGATGATGCAAAACAGGACATACTGTGCAGAAATCATTCGATGGGAACATGAAATTAAGTATCGGCATCGGATTGGTTGGATAGGTCATATCGAATCGTTATCAGCTGATACTATTCCTGATACCTGA